A genomic segment from Drosophila miranda strain MSH22 chromosome 3, D.miranda_PacBio2.1, whole genome shotgun sequence encodes:
- the LOC108159427 gene encoding uncharacterized protein LOC108159427 isoform X1, whose translation MLVLIAVLFVNACLAGTIPATPENITVTFLTPTAVRVSWQTQIDLKAHPIERYIVTYKPTDDSYRVVQDVAGSSEAIVLDRLLPSTQYSLVVTAIWQGKKYRSRGQIKFRTLDLPRNTTEQDFPPGIFGNGNGNASGRNATGNGSIFGDDVTSTATNTLTHSTTRELPTIRGVEIGIVLIVLMVWAGAIALFFNRWGKIRMLLPYQPDYKHEQLKVPGTGVCSAGGCNGQHSHQNLHPDFFVKFDSSDCANANPPLHCNSRHIHMLAEEHSTSISERCTRSRINSAIFVSSEGRGFDSIEFLRRHGSQSVLCRKAKSAENITDNGRKKSLRQWRTDDDADKHQNLSQDSNDIELRECGTGGELLRLPVIHDAKPSGTAVTSLLARSAAITTANMIVGSISLEAPPPYMQDDDADTHSTAALIHSDAAAVVHESHDSAETVEELVHVPLLASANATATVSASSSPSFAIEAKPRVLVHQRSSTASSSPHSSPKNLGLGLKIIKPMISAVPMVSVSGPSPPIEKPPLAECL comes from the exons ATGCTTGTACTCATAGCCGTGCTGTTTGTTAATGCCTGCCTGGCGG gCACCATTCCCGCTACGCCGGAGAACATAACCGTAACCTTTCTGACGCCCACTGCGGTACGGGTGTCATGGCAAACGCAAATCGACCTGAAGGCACATCCCATCGAGAGGTACATCGTGACGTACAAGCCGACGGACGACAG TTACAGGGTTGTACAGGACGTTGCCGGTAGCAGCGAGGCCATTGTCCTGGATCGACTATTGCCCAGCACACAGTACTCCCTGGTCGTGACGGCCATCTGGCAGGGCAAGAAGTATCGCAGCCGTGGCCAAATCAAGTTCCGGACCCTGG ATCTGCCAAGGAACACCACAGAGCAGGACTTTCCGCCTGGCATCTTTGGGAACGGCAATGGCAATGCCAGTGGCCGGAACGCAACGGGAAACGGAAGCATCTTTGGCGATGATGTGACCTCCACGGCCACCAACACACTGACGCACAGCACGACCCGAGAGTTGCCCACT ATACGCGGTGTGGAAATCGGCATTGTGCTGATCGTGCTGATGGTGTGGGCCGGCGCCATAGCTCTGTTCTTCAATCGATGGGGCAAGATCCGGATGCTGCTGCCCTACCAGCCGGACTACAAGCACGAACAGCTCAAGGTGCCGGGCACGGGGGTGTGCAGCGCCGGCGGCTGCAATGGCCAGCACTCGCATCAG AACCTACACCCCGATTTCTTTGTCAAG TTCGACAGCAGTGACTGTGCCAACGCAAACCCACCGTTGCACTGCAATAGCCGC CACATCCACATGCTGGCCGAGGAGCACTCCACATCCATATCGGAGCGCTGCACACGGAGTCGCATCAATTCGGCCATATTCGTGTCGTCGGAGGGTCGCGGATTCGACTCGATTGAGTTCCTGCGCCGCCACGGCTCCCAGAGTGTGCTTTGCCGGAAGGCCAAGAGTGCGGAGAACATCACGGACAATGGCAGAAAG AAGAGCCTCCGGCAGTGGCGAACCGATGACGACGCCGACAAGCATCAGAATCTGTCACAGGACAGCAACGACATCGAGCTGAGGGAGTGCGGAACCGGAGGGGAACTGCTCCGTCTCCCGGTGATCCACGATGCCAAGCCATCGGGCACAGCTGTGACAAGCCTATTAGCCCGCTCGGCTGCCATCACCACGGCCAACATGATTGTGGGCAGCATTTCGCTTGAGGCGCCGCCTCCGTACATGCAGGACGACGACGCCGATACGCATTCGACCGCTGCTCTGATTCACAGCGACGCCGCTGCCGTTGTGCACGAATCGCATGACTCGGCGGAGACGGTGGAGGAGCTGGTACATGTACCGCTGCTGGCCAGTGCCAACGCCACTGCCACAGTTTCCGCCTCATCCTCGCCCAGCTTTGCCATCGAGGCCAAGCCACGAGTTCTGGTGCACCAGCGCTCGTCGACAGCCTCCTCATCGCCGCATAGCAGCCCCAAGAACCTGGGATTGGGGCTGAAGATAATCAAGCCGATGATCAGCGCCGTGCCAATGGTTTCCGTTTCGGGGCCTTCGCCGCCCATTGAGAAGCCGCCGCTGGCGGAGTGCTTGTAA
- the LOC108159427 gene encoding uncharacterized protein LOC108159427 isoform X4 — translation MLVLIAVLFVNACLAGTIPATPENITVTFLTPTAVRVSWQTQIDLKAHPIERYIVTYKPTDDSYRVVQDVAGSSEAIVLDRLLPSTQYSLVVTAIWQGKKYRSRGQIKFRTLDLPRNTTEQDFPPGIFGNGNGNASGRNATGNGSIFGDDVTSTATNTLTHSTTRELPTIRGVEIGIVLIVLMVWAGAIALFFNRWGKIRMLLPYQPDYKHEQLKVPGTGVCSAGGCNGQHSHQHIHMLAEEHSTSISERCTRSRINSAIFVSSEGRGFDSIEFLRRHGSQSVLCRKAKSAENITDNGRKKSLRQWRTDDDADKHQNLSQDSNDIELRECGTGGELLRLPVIHDAKPSGTAVTSLLARSAAITTANMIVGSISLEAPPPYMQDDDADTHSTAALIHSDAAAVVHESHDSAETVEELVHVPLLASANATATVSASSSPSFAIEAKPRVLVHQRSSTASSSPHSSPKNLGLGLKIIKPMISAVPMVSVSGPSPPIEKPPLAECL, via the exons ATGCTTGTACTCATAGCCGTGCTGTTTGTTAATGCCTGCCTGGCGG gCACCATTCCCGCTACGCCGGAGAACATAACCGTAACCTTTCTGACGCCCACTGCGGTACGGGTGTCATGGCAAACGCAAATCGACCTGAAGGCACATCCCATCGAGAGGTACATCGTGACGTACAAGCCGACGGACGACAG TTACAGGGTTGTACAGGACGTTGCCGGTAGCAGCGAGGCCATTGTCCTGGATCGACTATTGCCCAGCACACAGTACTCCCTGGTCGTGACGGCCATCTGGCAGGGCAAGAAGTATCGCAGCCGTGGCCAAATCAAGTTCCGGACCCTGG ATCTGCCAAGGAACACCACAGAGCAGGACTTTCCGCCTGGCATCTTTGGGAACGGCAATGGCAATGCCAGTGGCCGGAACGCAACGGGAAACGGAAGCATCTTTGGCGATGATGTGACCTCCACGGCCACCAACACACTGACGCACAGCACGACCCGAGAGTTGCCCACT ATACGCGGTGTGGAAATCGGCATTGTGCTGATCGTGCTGATGGTGTGGGCCGGCGCCATAGCTCTGTTCTTCAATCGATGGGGCAAGATCCGGATGCTGCTGCCCTACCAGCCGGACTACAAGCACGAACAGCTCAAGGTGCCGGGCACGGGGGTGTGCAGCGCCGGCGGCTGCAATGGCCAGCACTCGCATCAG CACATCCACATGCTGGCCGAGGAGCACTCCACATCCATATCGGAGCGCTGCACACGGAGTCGCATCAATTCGGCCATATTCGTGTCGTCGGAGGGTCGCGGATTCGACTCGATTGAGTTCCTGCGCCGCCACGGCTCCCAGAGTGTGCTTTGCCGGAAGGCCAAGAGTGCGGAGAACATCACGGACAATGGCAGAAAG AAGAGCCTCCGGCAGTGGCGAACCGATGACGACGCCGACAAGCATCAGAATCTGTCACAGGACAGCAACGACATCGAGCTGAGGGAGTGCGGAACCGGAGGGGAACTGCTCCGTCTCCCGGTGATCCACGATGCCAAGCCATCGGGCACAGCTGTGACAAGCCTATTAGCCCGCTCGGCTGCCATCACCACGGCCAACATGATTGTGGGCAGCATTTCGCTTGAGGCGCCGCCTCCGTACATGCAGGACGACGACGCCGATACGCATTCGACCGCTGCTCTGATTCACAGCGACGCCGCTGCCGTTGTGCACGAATCGCATGACTCGGCGGAGACGGTGGAGGAGCTGGTACATGTACCGCTGCTGGCCAGTGCCAACGCCACTGCCACAGTTTCCGCCTCATCCTCGCCCAGCTTTGCCATCGAGGCCAAGCCACGAGTTCTGGTGCACCAGCGCTCGTCGACAGCCTCCTCATCGCCGCATAGCAGCCCCAAGAACCTGGGATTGGGGCTGAAGATAATCAAGCCGATGATCAGCGCCGTGCCAATGGTTTCCGTTTCGGGGCCTTCGCCGCCCATTGAGAAGCCGCCGCTGGCGGAGTGCTTGTAA
- the LOC108159427 gene encoding uncharacterized protein LOC108159427 isoform X3, whose protein sequence is MLVLIAVLFVNACLAGTIPATPENITVTFLTPTAVRVSWQTQIDLKAHPIERYIVTYKPTDDRVVQDVAGSSEAIVLDRLLPSTQYSLVVTAIWQGKKYRSRGQIKFRTLDLPRNTTEQDFPPGIFGNGNGNASGRNATGNGSIFGDDVTSTATNTLTHSTTRELPTIRGVEIGIVLIVLMVWAGAIALFFNRWGKIRMLLPYQPDYKHEQLKVPGTGVCSAGGCNGQHSHQFDSSDCANANPPLHCNSRHIHMLAEEHSTSISERCTRSRINSAIFVSSEGRGFDSIEFLRRHGSQSVLCRKAKSAENITDNGRKKSLRQWRTDDDADKHQNLSQDSNDIELRECGTGGELLRLPVIHDAKPSGTAVTSLLARSAAITTANMIVGSISLEAPPPYMQDDDADTHSTAALIHSDAAAVVHESHDSAETVEELVHVPLLASANATATVSASSSPSFAIEAKPRVLVHQRSSTASSSPHSSPKNLGLGLKIIKPMISAVPMVSVSGPSPPIEKPPLAECL, encoded by the exons ATGCTTGTACTCATAGCCGTGCTGTTTGTTAATGCCTGCCTGGCGG gCACCATTCCCGCTACGCCGGAGAACATAACCGTAACCTTTCTGACGCCCACTGCGGTACGGGTGTCATGGCAAACGCAAATCGACCTGAAGGCACATCCCATCGAGAGGTACATCGTGACGTACAAGCCGACGGACGACAG GGTTGTACAGGACGTTGCCGGTAGCAGCGAGGCCATTGTCCTGGATCGACTATTGCCCAGCACACAGTACTCCCTGGTCGTGACGGCCATCTGGCAGGGCAAGAAGTATCGCAGCCGTGGCCAAATCAAGTTCCGGACCCTGG ATCTGCCAAGGAACACCACAGAGCAGGACTTTCCGCCTGGCATCTTTGGGAACGGCAATGGCAATGCCAGTGGCCGGAACGCAACGGGAAACGGAAGCATCTTTGGCGATGATGTGACCTCCACGGCCACCAACACACTGACGCACAGCACGACCCGAGAGTTGCCCACT ATACGCGGTGTGGAAATCGGCATTGTGCTGATCGTGCTGATGGTGTGGGCCGGCGCCATAGCTCTGTTCTTCAATCGATGGGGCAAGATCCGGATGCTGCTGCCCTACCAGCCGGACTACAAGCACGAACAGCTCAAGGTGCCGGGCACGGGGGTGTGCAGCGCCGGCGGCTGCAATGGCCAGCACTCGCATCAG TTCGACAGCAGTGACTGTGCCAACGCAAACCCACCGTTGCACTGCAATAGCCGC CACATCCACATGCTGGCCGAGGAGCACTCCACATCCATATCGGAGCGCTGCACACGGAGTCGCATCAATTCGGCCATATTCGTGTCGTCGGAGGGTCGCGGATTCGACTCGATTGAGTTCCTGCGCCGCCACGGCTCCCAGAGTGTGCTTTGCCGGAAGGCCAAGAGTGCGGAGAACATCACGGACAATGGCAGAAAG AAGAGCCTCCGGCAGTGGCGAACCGATGACGACGCCGACAAGCATCAGAATCTGTCACAGGACAGCAACGACATCGAGCTGAGGGAGTGCGGAACCGGAGGGGAACTGCTCCGTCTCCCGGTGATCCACGATGCCAAGCCATCGGGCACAGCTGTGACAAGCCTATTAGCCCGCTCGGCTGCCATCACCACGGCCAACATGATTGTGGGCAGCATTTCGCTTGAGGCGCCGCCTCCGTACATGCAGGACGACGACGCCGATACGCATTCGACCGCTGCTCTGATTCACAGCGACGCCGCTGCCGTTGTGCACGAATCGCATGACTCGGCGGAGACGGTGGAGGAGCTGGTACATGTACCGCTGCTGGCCAGTGCCAACGCCACTGCCACAGTTTCCGCCTCATCCTCGCCCAGCTTTGCCATCGAGGCCAAGCCACGAGTTCTGGTGCACCAGCGCTCGTCGACAGCCTCCTCATCGCCGCATAGCAGCCCCAAGAACCTGGGATTGGGGCTGAAGATAATCAAGCCGATGATCAGCGCCGTGCCAATGGTTTCCGTTTCGGGGCCTTCGCCGCCCATTGAGAAGCCGCCGCTGGCGGAGTGCTTGTAA
- the LOC108159427 gene encoding uncharacterized protein LOC108159427 isoform X2 — protein sequence MLVLIAVLFVNACLAGTIPATPENITVTFLTPTAVRVSWQTQIDLKAHPIERYIVTYKPTDDSYRVVQDVAGSSEAIVLDRLLPSTQYSLVVTAIWQGKKYRSRGQIKFRTLDLPRNTTEQDFPPGIFGNGNGNASGRNATGNGSIFGDDVTSTATNTLTHSTTRELPTIRGVEIGIVLIVLMVWAGAIALFFNRWGKIRMLLPYQPDYKHEQLKVPGTGVCSAGGCNGQHSHQFDSSDCANANPPLHCNSRHIHMLAEEHSTSISERCTRSRINSAIFVSSEGRGFDSIEFLRRHGSQSVLCRKAKSAENITDNGRKKSLRQWRTDDDADKHQNLSQDSNDIELRECGTGGELLRLPVIHDAKPSGTAVTSLLARSAAITTANMIVGSISLEAPPPYMQDDDADTHSTAALIHSDAAAVVHESHDSAETVEELVHVPLLASANATATVSASSSPSFAIEAKPRVLVHQRSSTASSSPHSSPKNLGLGLKIIKPMISAVPMVSVSGPSPPIEKPPLAECL from the exons ATGCTTGTACTCATAGCCGTGCTGTTTGTTAATGCCTGCCTGGCGG gCACCATTCCCGCTACGCCGGAGAACATAACCGTAACCTTTCTGACGCCCACTGCGGTACGGGTGTCATGGCAAACGCAAATCGACCTGAAGGCACATCCCATCGAGAGGTACATCGTGACGTACAAGCCGACGGACGACAG TTACAGGGTTGTACAGGACGTTGCCGGTAGCAGCGAGGCCATTGTCCTGGATCGACTATTGCCCAGCACACAGTACTCCCTGGTCGTGACGGCCATCTGGCAGGGCAAGAAGTATCGCAGCCGTGGCCAAATCAAGTTCCGGACCCTGG ATCTGCCAAGGAACACCACAGAGCAGGACTTTCCGCCTGGCATCTTTGGGAACGGCAATGGCAATGCCAGTGGCCGGAACGCAACGGGAAACGGAAGCATCTTTGGCGATGATGTGACCTCCACGGCCACCAACACACTGACGCACAGCACGACCCGAGAGTTGCCCACT ATACGCGGTGTGGAAATCGGCATTGTGCTGATCGTGCTGATGGTGTGGGCCGGCGCCATAGCTCTGTTCTTCAATCGATGGGGCAAGATCCGGATGCTGCTGCCCTACCAGCCGGACTACAAGCACGAACAGCTCAAGGTGCCGGGCACGGGGGTGTGCAGCGCCGGCGGCTGCAATGGCCAGCACTCGCATCAG TTCGACAGCAGTGACTGTGCCAACGCAAACCCACCGTTGCACTGCAATAGCCGC CACATCCACATGCTGGCCGAGGAGCACTCCACATCCATATCGGAGCGCTGCACACGGAGTCGCATCAATTCGGCCATATTCGTGTCGTCGGAGGGTCGCGGATTCGACTCGATTGAGTTCCTGCGCCGCCACGGCTCCCAGAGTGTGCTTTGCCGGAAGGCCAAGAGTGCGGAGAACATCACGGACAATGGCAGAAAG AAGAGCCTCCGGCAGTGGCGAACCGATGACGACGCCGACAAGCATCAGAATCTGTCACAGGACAGCAACGACATCGAGCTGAGGGAGTGCGGAACCGGAGGGGAACTGCTCCGTCTCCCGGTGATCCACGATGCCAAGCCATCGGGCACAGCTGTGACAAGCCTATTAGCCCGCTCGGCTGCCATCACCACGGCCAACATGATTGTGGGCAGCATTTCGCTTGAGGCGCCGCCTCCGTACATGCAGGACGACGACGCCGATACGCATTCGACCGCTGCTCTGATTCACAGCGACGCCGCTGCCGTTGTGCACGAATCGCATGACTCGGCGGAGACGGTGGAGGAGCTGGTACATGTACCGCTGCTGGCCAGTGCCAACGCCACTGCCACAGTTTCCGCCTCATCCTCGCCCAGCTTTGCCATCGAGGCCAAGCCACGAGTTCTGGTGCACCAGCGCTCGTCGACAGCCTCCTCATCGCCGCATAGCAGCCCCAAGAACCTGGGATTGGGGCTGAAGATAATCAAGCCGATGATCAGCGCCGTGCCAATGGTTTCCGTTTCGGGGCCTTCGCCGCCCATTGAGAAGCCGCCGCTGGCGGAGTGCTTGTAA
- the LOC108159427 gene encoding uncharacterized protein LOC108159427 isoform X5, whose translation MLAEEHSTSISERCTRSRINSAIFVSSEGRGFDSIEFLRRHGSQSVLCRKAKSAENITDNGRKKSLRQWRTDDDADKHQNLSQDSNDIELRECGTGGELLRLPVIHDAKPSGTAVTSLLARSAAITTANMIVGSISLEAPPPYMQDDDADTHSTAALIHSDAAAVVHESHDSAETVEELVHVPLLASANATATVSASSSPSFAIEAKPRVLVHQRSSTASSSPHSSPKNLGLGLKIIKPMISAVPMVSVSGPSPPIEKPPLAECL comes from the exons ATGCTGGCCGAGGAGCACTCCACATCCATATCGGAGCGCTGCACACGGAGTCGCATCAATTCGGCCATATTCGTGTCGTCGGAGGGTCGCGGATTCGACTCGATTGAGTTCCTGCGCCGCCACGGCTCCCAGAGTGTGCTTTGCCGGAAGGCCAAGAGTGCGGAGAACATCACGGACAATGGCAGAAAG AAGAGCCTCCGGCAGTGGCGAACCGATGACGACGCCGACAAGCATCAGAATCTGTCACAGGACAGCAACGACATCGAGCTGAGGGAGTGCGGAACCGGAGGGGAACTGCTCCGTCTCCCGGTGATCCACGATGCCAAGCCATCGGGCACAGCTGTGACAAGCCTATTAGCCCGCTCGGCTGCCATCACCACGGCCAACATGATTGTGGGCAGCATTTCGCTTGAGGCGCCGCCTCCGTACATGCAGGACGACGACGCCGATACGCATTCGACCGCTGCTCTGATTCACAGCGACGCCGCTGCCGTTGTGCACGAATCGCATGACTCGGCGGAGACGGTGGAGGAGCTGGTACATGTACCGCTGCTGGCCAGTGCCAACGCCACTGCCACAGTTTCCGCCTCATCCTCGCCCAGCTTTGCCATCGAGGCCAAGCCACGAGTTCTGGTGCACCAGCGCTCGTCGACAGCCTCCTCATCGCCGCATAGCAGCCCCAAGAACCTGGGATTGGGGCTGAAGATAATCAAGCCGATGATCAGCGCCGTGCCAATGGTTTCCGTTTCGGGGCCTTCGCCGCCCATTGAGAAGCCGCCGCTGGCGGAGTGCTTGTAA
- the LOC117188093 gene encoding cilia- and flagella-associated protein 57-like — protein MDDQARGSMNNSVVIRPRLIYGLRSDVIGNIHFNLNKEVIYPVEGVLAFHDYVLNKQRFLRFPEDTRPEIIAMSSHRKLLAVLERHVKNGRFISIYELSTLKKRRHLELPGNHRNADIKQMIFTYDSRAVTILTRPPDEHMIMLVLDKTSTVIEGRATVLGSHSGAECIAGNPNDCSFLAVGGDRTLLLMSKSERGFTISNNLKVSYRVTSMAFLSLDLLMVGTANDQLILVENGEQKLAQKASEADTVDLMMDQEIFDRDREAQDQRFQLPTQAVVPHDQRVLCMTAFPKGFAYIMFNRAFVFERVSKFKFERKTILTVPTTLYAEPMYQITNLAIDHKQETVIVTTTHDQIYVGILIVPETLKTKHLKFEPLGVLIHTGEVIAVSVCAWKPIIMTASRDQTIRIWNYETAKVELVRKFQVDVNIVELNSTGLIAAIGFSDQLRITQIFMDDLNIVKTYNFPHCNDVRYSNLGHLMAAAYDNNIAITSVYNLEVLINLKGHNGTVLSVAWTRTDKYLISGGAEGAIYQWDLETGSRLQEIVQKGTEYVTVSCSFHDPLTIYAGTNFGTIREFQNSELVREITIPSRTKGYVSDLCLARSDMIMFVADHEGNLFNMQLPFLEAGGGTFTNFRFFDGPVNKLRFSYDGTLLLAISKKGTLSIWSMDNIDGKVLAIDQDLLKSQEVLIPRSQLNDKIEQIANLELRLKQQAEEFQYQLSQNEIFDGQQLQEVHRSYCSALEELKELNNEIEARHTEEMNQITYQINSIREEHRLQLDTLANQYSERMLIEYQKFTNLRENMLELRESYEDKLKNSTGTLQDTVEALENNYKQQLNERKGLIRDLMEEMQDKKAEFIEYCHEVEVENDRNMVATQTEYENKLTTERNETQMWRGKAGVLQKKFEAQSKEIDNLLEEVETLKDEHYKSQRCIQKQINNIEDLQKDIADRDYAINGKEKRIQDLLHKNQELDKYKQVLGHKIAELKAQIEPREFQINDKRKHILEMEGELEGLNQNNIQLELQLKEMRDKYLSNVAELHTERHRAKASRECLHAICTDIYYVAGEVNSAEGLKKAVKTLFQKHASDDELKRFVSLDAEVRDEFMRQRKQIENVLARYKAVAEDKSVQKKYDKLFKENIVLIEEIEKLRETNNSLRSRVKEDMRRSKKSVLIHVD, from the exons ATGGACGACCAGGCGAGAGGCTCGATGAATAATTCGGTCGTCATACGGCCCCGTCTCATCTACGGCCTCCGATCGGATGTAATTGGCAACATCCACTTCAACCTGAACAAGGAGGTCATCTATCCGGTGGAGGGGGTTCTGGCATTCCACGACTATGTCCTGAACAAGCAGAGATTCCTCAG ATTCCCTGAGGACACGCGTCCCGAGATAATAGCTATGAGCTCTCATCGCAAGCTGCTGGCCGTTCTGGAGCGTCATGTGAAGAA TGGCCGCTTTATATCCATCTACGAGCTGTCCACCCTGAAGAAGCGCCGGCACTTGGAGCTACCCGGCAATCATCGCAATGCGGATATCAAGCAGATGATCTTTACCTATGACTCGCGAGCAGTGACCATACTGACTCGGCCGCCGGATGAGCACATGATCATGCTGGTCCTGGACAAGACGAGCACCGTGATCGAGGGCCGGGCCACAGTTCTGGGTTCCCACAGCGGGGCCGAGTGCATAGCTGGCAATCCAAACGACTGCAGCTTCCTGGCAGTGGGCGGAGACCGGACCCTACTCCTGATGAGCAAGTCGGAGAGGGGATTCACCATCAGCAACAACCTGAAGGTCAGCTACAGGGTCACTTCGATGGCCTTCCTGTCGCTGGACCTGCTGATGGTGGGCACCGCCAATGATCAGCTAATTCTCGTCGAGAACGGCGAGCAGAAGCTGGCGCAGAAGGCCAGCGAGGCGGACACCGTAGACCTCATGATGGACCAGGAGATCTTCGATCGAGATCGCGAGGCGCAGGATCAACGCTTCCAGTTGCCCACCCAGGCAGTCGTCCCGCACGACCAAAGGGTTCTCTGCATGACCGCCTTCCCCAAGGGCTTCGCCTACATCATGTTCAACCGGGCATTCGTCTTTGAGCGCGTCTCCAAGTTTAAGTTCGAGCGGAAGACCATCCTAACCGTTCCCACCACACTCTATGCTGAGCCCATGTACCAGATCACCAATCTGGCCATCGATCACAAGCAGGAGACGGTGATCGTAACCACCACCCATGACCAGATCTATGTGGGCATCCTTATCGTTCCGGAGACGCTCAAGACCAAACATTTGAAGTTCGAGCCCCTTGGCGTGCTCATCCACACGGGAGAGGTCATCGCCGTGTCCGTTTGCGCATGGAAACCCATCATCATGACAGCCT CAAGGGATCAGACCATTCGAATCTGGAACTACGAGACGGCTAAGGTGGAGCTGGTGCGCAAGTTTCAGGTGGATGTCAACATTGTGGAGCTCAATTCCACGGGCCTGATTGCAGCCATTGGCTTCTCGGATCAGCTGCGCATCACCCAGATTTTCATGGATGATCTTAAT ATTGTGAAAACGTACAACTTCCCGCATTGCAACGATGTTCGATACTCGAATCTTGGTCACTTGATGGCTGCCGCTTATGACAACAATATAGCAATCACGTCTGTgtacaatctggaggtgctgatcAATTTGAAGGGCCACAACGGCACAGTGTTGTCCGTGGCCTGGACCCGGACGGACAAGTACCTCATCTCGGGTGGAGCGGAGGGTGCCATCTACCAGTGGGACCTGGAGACGGGATCGCGATTGCAGGAGATCGTGCAGAAGGGCACCGAGTATGTGACGGTCTCGTGCAGCTTTCACGATCCGCTGACGATCTACGCGGGCACAAACTTTGGCACCATCCGCGAGTTCCAGAACTCGGAACTGGTGCGGGAGATCACGATTCCGTCCAGGACCAAGGGGTACGTGTCGGACCTTTGTCTGGCCCGGTCCGATATGATCATGTTCGTCGCCGATCACGAGGGTAATCTATTCAACATGCAGCTACCCTTCCTGGAGGCGGGAGGCGGCACCTTCACCAACTTCCGGTTCTTCGATGGGCCGGTCAACAAGCTGAGGTTCTCCTACGATGGCACCCTGCTCCTGGCGATTTCCAAGAAGGGTACCCTGTCGATCTGGTCCATGGACAACATAGACGGCAAGGTGCTCGCCATAGACCAGGACCTATTGAAGAGCCAGGAGGTGTTGATACCGCGCAGCCAGCTCAACGACAAGATCGAGCAAATTGCCAACTTGGAGCTGCGTCTCAAGCAGCAGGCGGAGGAGTTCCAATATCAGCTTAGCCAGAACGAGATCTTCGATGGCCAGCAGCTGCAGGAGGTGCATCGCAGCTACTGTTCGGCGCTGGAGGAGCTCAAGGAGCTGAACAACGAGATTGAGGCGAGGCACACCGAGGAGATGAACCAAATAACCTACCAGATCAACTCCATACGGGAGGAGCACCGCCTCCAGCTGGACACCCTGGCCAACCAGTACTCGGAGCGCATGCTCATCGAGTACCAGAAGTTCACCAATTTGCGCGAGAACATGCTGGAACTCCGCGAGAGCTACGAGGACAAGCTGAAGAACTCTACGGGCACGCTGCAGGACACGGTGGAAGCCCTCGAGAACAATTACAAGCAGCAGCTGAACGAGCGCAAGGGCCTCATCCGGGACCTGATGGAGGAGATGCAGGACAAGAAGGCCGAATTTATCGAGTACTGCCacgaggtggaggtggagaaCGACCGCAACATGGTGGCCACACAAACCGAGTACGAGAACAAGCTGACCACCGAGCGGAACGAGACGCAGATGTGGCGCGGCAAAGCGGGTGTGCTGCAGAAGAAGTTCGAGGCGCAGAGCAAGGAGATCGACAATCTGCTGGAGGAAGTGGAGACCCTCAAGGATGAGCACTACAAGTCGCAGCGCTGTATTCAAAAGCAGATAAACAATATCGAGGATCTGCAGAAGGACATCGCCGATCGGGACTATGCCATCAACGGCAAGGAGAAGCGCATCCAGGATCTGCTGCACAAGAACCAGGAACTGGATAAGTACAAGCAGGTGCTGGGCCACAAGATAGCCGAGCTTAAGGCCCAAATCGAGCCGCGCGAGTTCCAGATCAACGACAAGCGCAAGCACATTCTCGAAATGGAGGGCGAACTGGAGGGTCTCAACCAGAACAACATCCAGCTGGAGCTTCAGCTGAAGGAGATGCGCGACAAGTACCTCAGCAACGTGGCGGAGCTGCATACGGAGCGGCACAGGGCCAAGGCGTCTCGCGAGTGCCTGCACGCCATCTGCACGGACATCTACTACGTGGCCGGAGAAGTCAATTCGGCCGAGGGTCTCAAGAAGGCCGTCAAAACGCTGTTCCAGAAGCATGCCAGCGACGACGAGCTGAAGCGCTTCGTCAGCCTGGATGCCGAGGTGCGGGATGAGTTCATGCGCCAGCGCAAGCAGATTGAAAACGTTCTGGCGCGCTACAAGGCGGTGGCGGAGGACAAGTCGGTGCAGAAGAAATACGACAAACTGTTCAAGGAGAACATTGTGCTCATCGAGGAGATCGAGAAGCTGCGGGAGACCAACAACAGTCTGCGCAGCCGCGTCAAGGAGGACATGCGCAGGTCAAAGAAGTCCGTTTTAATTCATGTTGACTAA